In Betaproteobacteria bacterium, the following proteins share a genomic window:
- a CDS encoding methyltransferase domain-containing protein — translation MKTEWDYTALADAYLKRPDYADAAIDAMLAVMTVRRGDRVCDVGAGVAHLALPLAKRGLFVDAVEPNDAMRGHGIARTQHLEGVRWHEGTGENTGQPSGAFRAVTFGSSFNVCDRPAALKESARILGHGGWFACLWNHRQLDDPVQARIEALIKGSVPDYGYGTRREDQTAVIDASGLFGPVVHLDSRVVHEQTAAECIEAWRSHATLQRQAGPAFGAVVEEIAGYVSGLPQGIVRVPYSTHVWVARRT, via the coding sequence CCTGAAGCGCCCCGATTACGCCGACGCGGCCATCGACGCGATGCTCGCGGTGATGACAGTCCGACGCGGCGATCGCGTCTGCGACGTCGGCGCGGGCGTCGCGCACCTCGCGCTTCCCCTCGCCAAGCGCGGACTCTTCGTGGATGCTGTCGAGCCAAATGACGCCATGCGCGGCCACGGAATTGCGCGCACGCAGCACCTGGAGGGCGTCCGCTGGCACGAGGGGACCGGTGAGAACACGGGCCAGCCTTCCGGCGCGTTTCGCGCCGTCACTTTCGGCAGTTCCTTCAATGTCTGCGATCGCCCGGCGGCACTGAAGGAATCGGCCCGCATCCTTGGGCATGGGGGCTGGTTCGCCTGCCTTTGGAATCATCGGCAGCTTGACGATCCAGTGCAGGCCCGTATCGAGGCGCTCATCAAGGGAAGCGTGCCCGACTATGGGTACGGGACCCGACGCGAGGACCAGACCGCGGTGATCGATGCAAGCGGCCTGTTCGGCCCCGTTGTTCATCTGGATTCGCGCGTGGTCCACGAACAGACAGCGGCCGAGTGTATCGAGGCCTGGCGTTCCCATGCGACCCTGCAGAGGCAAGCGGGGCCGGCATTCGGCGCCGTCGTGGAGGAGATTGCGGGCTACGTGTCGGGACTTCCGCAAGGGATCGTGAGAGTGCCCTATTCGACGCACGTTTGGGTCGCACGGCGGACCTGA